In Bordetella genomosp. 10, the genomic window TGGGGTCTAGATGACCAGAATCGCTTCGACCTCGAACTGGGCGCCCTTGGGCAGGCTCGCCACGCCCACCGTCGAACGCGCCGGGAACGGCTGCGGAATGATCTCGGCCATGATGGCGTTGGCGGCGGCGAACTTGCCCAGGTCCGTCAGGAACAGGGTGAGCTTGACGATGTTCTCCAGCGTGCCGCCTGCTTCCTTGATGACGGCCTGCATGTTCTCGAAGGCCTGGCGCACCTGGGCCTCGAAATTCTCGGAAACCATATCCCCGGTGTGCGGCTCCAGGCCGATCTGGCCCGACAGGTAGACCGTCTTGCCGCCATTCACGGCCACCGCCTGGGAGTAAGGTCCCACGGCGGCGGGCGCGGCCTGGGTGTGGATGATCTGCTTGCTCATGAGGGGATCCTTGAAAGGCGTTGTCTGACTTAATCCTTAGTCTATCGAAGTTTAATCATCAATAGTTGCATGCGAAAGACCTGGACGGGACGGCGGGTGAATGCGGTAGTTGTAACGGACGGGCGGAAAAGGTTTGGCTCCAGCGGCGATTTCGGCCTCAGGACTATCCGATTCCGGGCTATCCCTCAGGGGGCCTGCTTTCCTCGGGACACGCAAATCGACGGCTTCCGCATCCTCGCAAGCGGGCGAAACCTCCCTGTGCATGGCGGCATCGGGTTTATCTATGAATTCATCCTGTTTTTCGATTTCACGAATCGGCCTCTACCTGCCTATAGTGCAGCCACAAATCACAATCACAACCGGAGACACTCATGCGATTCACCGCGTCCCGCGTATTTGCGCTGCTGCTGGCCGGCGCCGCCCTGGCCCCGGCGGCACAGGCCGCCGATTTTCCCAACCACCCCATTACCTTCGTGGTGCCGTTCGCGCCGGGCAGCGCCACCGACCAGATCGGCCGCGCCATCGGCCAGGGCGTGACGCAGGAAAGCGGCCAGGCCGTGATCATCGAGAACAAGCCGGGCGCCAGCGCCATGATAGGCGCGCAAACGGTGGCGCGGGCCGCGCCCGACGGCTACACCGTGCTGATCACCACCAATACCACGCACGCCGCCAACGAGCATTTGTACAAGCACTTGCAGTACGACCCCGTGAAGGACTACGCGCCCTTGACGCTGTTGGGCAAGGGGGCCCAGATCATGGTGGTGCGGCCGGACTCGCCTTATAAGAACGTCCAGGACCTGCTGGACGCCGCGCGCAAGAATCCGGGCAAGCTCAGCTTCGGCAGCGGCAGCTCCAGCAGCCGCATCGCGGGCGAATTGCTGCAGCAGATGACCGGCGTCAAGCTGCTGCACGTGCCTTACAAGAGCAATCCGCTGGCGGTCACGGACCTGCTGGGCGGCCAGATCACCCTGATGATCACCGACACCGCCACCGGCCTGCCGCAGGTGCAATCCGGCAAGTTGCGCGCATTGGGCGTGACGACGTTGAAGCGCTCGCCGCTGGCGCCGGACGTGCCGACCATCGCCGAGGCCGGCGTGCCGGGCTACGAGATGGGTTACTGGTTCGCCGCCTATGCCCCGGCCAACACGCCGCCGGCCGTCGTCCAGAAGCTGCATGACCTGCTGGCCGAGGCCACCAAGGGACCGGCGGCCCAGCAGTTCTACAAGCTGACGGGCACCGTGCCGGAAACCTCCACGCCCGCGGAACTGGCAACCTTCCAGCAGAGCGAATCGAAGAAGTGGGCGAATATCATCAAGCAGGCCGGGATCGAGCCTGAGTGATTGCTTGATGTGGGTCCGCCGGGGCGGTTCTCCTGTCTTGCGAGGGCCGTCCGCCAGTCCCGATTCAAAAGAATCGTGCCGAATCGCAGAGGCGCCGCGGCGGTGGCCCGGGTATACAAACAAGCTCCCCCTGACCGCTTCCGGCGACGCGAGCGATGGCGAACCTTTGCGCTGGCACCCCGACGATCACGGTCCGCGACAACCGTGGACTGGGCGTGCGCACGCTGCGCTACAACCGCGGCGCCGAAGGGGCGGTGGCGGCGCAATACGTCGACGCTTACACGCATAACGCTCTGGGGCAGTTGCTTTCGTCGCAGGACCCGCGATTCTTCGGCGGTTCGACGCTGAACTTTCGCCACGTGCCGGCCTTGTCCGGGCAGGTGCTGGAAACCGTGAGCGCGGACGCGGGCACGTCCAGGGCGTGCGCTGATATCGTGGGCCGGCCTTTCTGGCACTACAGCCAAGGGCGCGACAGCCAGTTGCGGTCGGATAACGCCCTCACCGTTCGCTGGTATTACGATGCCTTGGGCCGTCCCGTACAAAGGGTCCGCGCCACCTCGCCGCTTGCGTCCGCTGCGCCCATCACGCTTGCTACGCCTGCCACGTCCACCGTATTCGCTACCTCCACTTCGTCCACAACGCCAGGCGGAATGGCCAGCATGCGGAACGTCGGCGCCTGCGATCTTTGGTTCTATGGCGAGGCAAGCGGGCAGCCGGGCGACACCTACGATCCGCTCAATGCCGGCGACCCGCGCAACGCCAACCAACGCGGGCAACTCCTCCAGCACTTCGATACCGCCGGCCTGCTCGACATGAGTGTGTTGGGCTATAGCGTACAGGGGCATGCCCTGCGGCAAGATCGCAGCTTCCTGGCGCTTGCCTGCGACCCCGACAACAACTGGATGGTCAGCGACAACAAGCCGCCTTTCATCGCCAACAAGTCGCTTCTGGAGGGGCGTGATCCGTACGCCACGTGCTGGACCTACAACGCCCTGGCCCAGGTGTTGACCCAGACCGATGCCCAAGGCCATCAGCAGCACACGGGCTACGACTGCGCCGGACGCAAGTATTCAACCGCGGTCACACCCAAGGGCGGCAATCGCATGCCGGTCACCACCGCCATCGTTTATACCGCCGCCGACGAGATCGACACCCGCAGCGACGCTAACGGAATCCAGGTGGCGTACACCTACGAACCGCAGATTACCGGGCGCTTGGTTTCAATCACGGCATCACGCATATCGGAAACCAAGAGACTTACCGACACGCGCACCGAAGGAAATATCCGCAGCAGCATGACTCGCCTCCAGGCCCTAGCCTATACCTACGATGGCGTAGGCAACGTCACCGCGCTATCCGACGACAGCCCCGGCGCGCAGGTCACTTTCTTCCGTAACCGCGTCGCCACGCCCGACCGCGTCTATGCCTACGATGCCCTGTATCAACTCACCAATGCCAGCGGCCGCGAGAACTACGTCGATAGCAGCCCCAAGGGCACCGACTGGCCCGGCGGCGCATTCAAGCCATCGACCACGCCCGACTATCGTCCTTACACACGCGCCTACACCTACGACCTCGGCGGCAATCTCACCTCGACAGGCAGCGCCGACTGGACCGGCGCCATGCCCCCGACCCGCAAGCTGGTCGTGGGCCGCGCCAGCAACCGCGCCGTCTGCACGGCCAACTACCCGGGACCGACTCCGGACAACATCGACAACTATTTCGACAGCGCCGGCAAGAGCATCTGCGTGGACGGCAACCCCAACCAGCCCATGTACTGGACGCCGCTGCATCGGCTTTATTGCGTGGTGACCGCCTATCGTGCCCCCGGAGAGGCGGAACCGGATTGGAACAATAGCGACCGCGAACAATATGCCTACGACGGCGACGGCCAACGGATACGCAAATACGGCAGCAGCAAGGCCGGCAGCATCTGGAACCATACCGACACGCGCTATCTCCCCGGCCTGGAGCTGCGCAGCGACACCGGCACAGGAGAACAACTGGAAGTGATCGTGCTGGACGACGGCGCGCGGATATTGAACTGGCCCGCCGGCACGGCCAAGCCTTCAGACATCCCCAACCTGCAACTGCGCTACCAATACAGCGACCGCCAACAATCCTGCATGGTCGAAACCGACCAGGACGGCAACCTCATCACCCGCGAGGAGTACTACCCCTACGGCGGCACGGCGGTGCTGACATCGCGCACCGACAGCGAGGTCAAATACAAATTCATCCGCTATTCCGGCAAGGAGCGCGACGCCACCGGGTTCTACTACTACGGCTTGCGCTATTACCAGCCGTGGACAGGACGATGGATAAGCCCGGACCCCGCCGGCGCCACGGATGGCCTCAACCTGTATCGCGCCATGGGCAACAACCCGGCGACCATGACAGACGCGTTCGGGACCGTTCACGACGACCCGGAAGACGGCGGCCCAGCAGCCCACGCCAGCGTGTTACGCACATTCCGCCCGGCCCCGTCGACATTCGACTATAGAGCGCTCCAGGCCCCGGATGCCCTGATCATCTTCGAAAGCGTCATCAGGATCGTGGAGGAAGTCGCACAGGCCGAGGGCCCTTCTGCCGCACTGGTAAACCAGGATGACTCAAGAGACATGCATGGACGCTCAACCACGGCGCAAGCATCCCAGGCGGCCAGGAGCGACGACGAAAGAAGGGAATTCGTGGCGAAGGCATTTGACCATCGAATAAGCTCGGGAACCGATGATGGCTTCAGCGGATACACAACCACGGTCCTCTCACGACCTAACGGCACCTATCCCTCGCCTCCGGAATCGAGCAGGGTGTACGGGGAACCGAAAAGCGTGTTCCGAACTGCGTTTGCCGACGATAAGGTCACCATCGAGCTGGCGTTCCGGCAAGAGAAAACATCGGATTACTTCGGAAGCGATGTGTTCGCCTATCAGGCCTCTCGCGTCGCGGGATTCGATGCGAAACGCATACGCATCATCGAATACTCGCACGTCGTAAACTTCCACACACGCAGCGAGACAGAACAATACCTGGGCGCGTTCTCCACCGGTTTCCACGATCATCGCACCACCGAGGATATGGGGAGGGCATTCCTGGAAAAAACGGATAACGGAAGGTTTACCCAGAGAATGCTTCAACACCTCGGCAAGGAAGCAATCAGCGTATGGCGTTTCGATTACGCGGCCGCGCACCGCGCCGCGCGCACCGTCAAGAGACAGGCCATGAGCCGCAATCTGGAAGCCAATTTCTACGTCTTCCTGCAAGACGCCACTCGCCCCCGTCGCCAAACGCCCCGGCAAGCGCCGGCATAAAAGCCGATGCCCTGCCCGGGCCGGCCGGATTACTTCTCGACGAAGGCCCGTTCCACGACGTAGTCGCCCGGCTGGCCGACGCCCGGCGACACGACGAAGCCGCGCTTGTCCAGCATGGCGCTGATGTCGGCCAGCATGTGCGGGCTGCCGCAGATCATGGCGCGGTCGTTTTCGGGGCTCAGGGGTGGCAGGCCGATGTCCTCGAACAGCTTGCCGTTCTCGACCAGTTCCGTAATGCGGCCCTGGTTGCGGAAGGGCTCGCGCGTGACGGTCGGGTAATAGACCAGCTTGCCGTTGACCATGTCGCCGAAGAACTCGTTGGCCGGCAGCTCGTTCTGGATGTAGTCGGCGTAGGCCAGTTCGCTGACCCAGCGCACGCCATGCACCAGCACGACCTTTTCGAAGCGTTCGTAGACGTCCGGGTCCTTGATGATGCTCATGAACGGCGCCAGGCCGGTGCCGGTGCCGAACAGGTACAGGTGCTTGCCGGGCTTCAGGTCGTCCACCACCAGCGTGCCCACCGGCTTGCGGCTGACCAGGATGGTGTCGCCTTCCTTCAGGTGCTGCAGGCGCGAGGTCAGCGGGCCGTCGGGCACCTTGATGCTGAGGAATTCGAGGTTCTCTTCGTAGTTCGCGCTGGCGATGCTATACGCGCGCAGCAGGGGCTTGCCCTCCACTTCCAGGCCGATCATGACGAAATGGCCGTTGTGGAAGCGCAGCGCCGCGTCGCGGGTGGTCTTGAAGGAGAAAAGGGTGTCGTTCCAGTGGTGCACGCTCAAGACGCGCTCGGTGTTGAAGGCTGCCATATCGGATAGGAAGATGCGCGGATAAGGAGATGCGTCGCGGCAACTCCTTGGAGCCGTCGCCGCCGGCCCGCGCAAAAAGGACGCGCCGAGCCATTAAAGGAATTTCCGATTTTAGCGCTTTTTGATGATAAACGTTCTCATTGGCGGCTTTGGTTTAGACGCATTCGGCATGTGCTTATGCCAAATGTGACCGGCGGCAAGGCAGTGACGGGCCCCGAACGGCCGATGCCGTGTCGCCGGCGCGGCCGCCCTCACCCTTGCGCCGGTTCCACCGTCCAGTTTTCCAGCCGCAGCCCCGGCACCCGCTGAAACTCGCGCTCGTTAATCAGCTCCATCGCGGTGACGGCGTAAAAAGACACGCTCTTCTTTTTCGCGGGTTGGTCCCGCGCCACGCCAGATTCCTTACATTAAGTTGAACGAACGGGAACTTCCTGCTATCTTGCGGCTTCCGCGTTTTGAGAATCATTTTCGTTACTGGATTCTCAGCCCTGCCGCCGCCGCGCGGCGCGATTGCCAGGAGATCCCCCATGTCCCCCACCCTGCCCCGTCTCGTCCCGCTGCTCGCGCTCCTGGCGCTGGCCGCCGCCACGCCCGCGCACGCCGCCGAGGAAGTCACCCTTTACACCACCCGCGAACCCAAGCTGATCCAGCCGCTGCTGGACGCCTATGCCAAGGAAAGCGGCGTCAAGGTCAACACCGTGTTCGTCAAGGACGGCCTGCTGGAGCGCGTCAAGGCCGAGGGTGAAAAGTCCCCCGCCGACGTGCTGATGACGGTGGACATCGGCAACCTGATGGACCTCGTCGACGGCGGCGTCACGCAGCCCGCGCCGTCGCCCGAGATCGAGGCCGCCGTGCCGGCCAACCTGCGCGGCGCCGGCGGCGCCTGGTACGCCCTGTCGCTGCGCGACCGCGTGCTCTATGCCGAGAAAGACCTGCCCCTGGACAGCTTCCGCTACGAAGACCTGGCCGATCCGAAATGGAAGGGCAAGGTCTGCATCCGCTCGGGCCAGCACCCCTACAACACCGGCCTGGTGGCGGCGATGATCGCCCACGACGGCGCCGAGGCCACGGAAAA contains:
- a CDS encoding Rid family detoxifying hydrolase, which gives rise to MSKQIIHTQAAPAAVGPYSQAVAVNGGKTVYLSGQIGLEPHTGDMVSENFEAQVRQAFENMQAVIKEAGGTLENIVKLTLFLTDLGKFAAANAIMAEIIPQPFPARSTVGVASLPKGAQFEVEAILVI
- a CDS encoding Bug family tripartite tricarboxylate transporter substrate binding protein; protein product: MRFTASRVFALLLAGAALAPAAQAADFPNHPITFVVPFAPGSATDQIGRAIGQGVTQESGQAVIIENKPGASAMIGAQTVARAAPDGYTVLITTNTTHAANEHLYKHLQYDPVKDYAPLTLLGKGAQIMVVRPDSPYKNVQDLLDAARKNPGKLSFGSGSSSSRIAGELLQQMTGVKLLHVPYKSNPLAVTDLLGGQITLMITDTATGLPQVQSGKLRALGVTTLKRSPLAPDVPTIAEAGVPGYEMGYWFAAYAPANTPPAVVQKLHDLLAEATKGPAAQQFYKLTGTVPETSTPAELATFQQSESKKWANIIKQAGIEPE
- a CDS encoding RHS repeat-associated core domain-containing protein; its protein translation is MANLCAGTPTITVRDNRGLGVRTLRYNRGAEGAVAAQYVDAYTHNALGQLLSSQDPRFFGGSTLNFRHVPALSGQVLETVSADAGTSRACADIVGRPFWHYSQGRDSQLRSDNALTVRWYYDALGRPVQRVRATSPLASAAPITLATPATSTVFATSTSSTTPGGMASMRNVGACDLWFYGEASGQPGDTYDPLNAGDPRNANQRGQLLQHFDTAGLLDMSVLGYSVQGHALRQDRSFLALACDPDNNWMVSDNKPPFIANKSLLEGRDPYATCWTYNALAQVLTQTDAQGHQQHTGYDCAGRKYSTAVTPKGGNRMPVTTAIVYTAADEIDTRSDANGIQVAYTYEPQITGRLVSITASRISETKRLTDTRTEGNIRSSMTRLQALAYTYDGVGNVTALSDDSPGAQVTFFRNRVATPDRVYAYDALYQLTNASGRENYVDSSPKGTDWPGGAFKPSTTPDYRPYTRAYTYDLGGNLTSTGSADWTGAMPPTRKLVVGRASNRAVCTANYPGPTPDNIDNYFDSAGKSICVDGNPNQPMYWTPLHRLYCVVTAYRAPGEAEPDWNNSDREQYAYDGDGQRIRKYGSSKAGSIWNHTDTRYLPGLELRSDTGTGEQLEVIVLDDGARILNWPAGTAKPSDIPNLQLRYQYSDRQQSCMVETDQDGNLITREEYYPYGGTAVLTSRTDSEVKYKFIRYSGKERDATGFYYYGLRYYQPWTGRWISPDPAGATDGLNLYRAMGNNPATMTDAFGTVHDDPEDGGPAAHASVLRTFRPAPSTFDYRALQAPDALIIFESVIRIVEEVAQAEGPSAALVNQDDSRDMHGRSTTAQASQAARSDDERREFVAKAFDHRISSGTDDGFSGYTTTVLSRPNGTYPSPPESSRVYGEPKSVFRTAFADDKVTIELAFRQEKTSDYFGSDVFAYQASRVAGFDAKRIRIIEYSHVVNFHTRSETEQYLGAFSTGFHDHRTTEDMGRAFLEKTDNGRFTQRMLQHLGKEAISVWRFDYAAAHRAARTVKRQAMSRNLEANFYVFLQDATRPRRQTPRQAPA
- a CDS encoding ferredoxin--NADP reductase, with product MAAFNTERVLSVHHWNDTLFSFKTTRDAALRFHNGHFVMIGLEVEGKPLLRAYSIASANYEENLEFLSIKVPDGPLTSRLQHLKEGDTILVSRKPVGTLVVDDLKPGKHLYLFGTGTGLAPFMSIIKDPDVYERFEKVVLVHGVRWVSELAYADYIQNELPANEFFGDMVNGKLVYYPTVTREPFRNQGRITELVENGKLFEDIGLPPLSPENDRAMICGSPHMLADISAMLDKRGFVVSPGVGQPGDYVVERAFVEK
- a CDS encoding type II toxin-antitoxin system VapC family toxin gives rise to the protein MARDQPAKKKSVSFYAVTAMELINEREFQRVPGLRLENWTVEPAQG
- a CDS encoding Fe(3+) ABC transporter substrate-binding protein, with translation MSPTLPRLVPLLALLALAAATPAHAAEEVTLYTTREPKLIQPLLDAYAKESGVKVNTVFVKDGLLERVKAEGEKSPADVLMTVDIGNLMDLVDGGVTQPAPSPEIEAAVPANLRGAGGAWYALSLRDRVLYAEKDLPLDSFRYEDLADPKWKGKVCIRSGQHPYNTGLVAAMIAHDGAEATEKWLRGVKANLARKATGGDRDVARDILGGICDIGLANAYYAGHMKNAEAGSDARKWGDAIKVIRPTFIEGDGTHVNISGAAVARHAPHKEGAVKLLTYLVSAPAQALYAQANYEYPVRAGVQLDPVVASFGPLKVDTLPVADIARYRKQASELVDKVGFDQ